The Methanosarcina acetivorans C2A genome includes the window TCTCACCTTTAATGAGAGCAAGATTCCAATATGGATAATGCTAGAATTGGAGAATAATTAGTTCTTAAACTTGATGGCTTATAGCTGTAGCTGTCGGAAATTCCCACAAAAATAGTTCCACAATTTGGAAAATTTTGGTGAATGCTTGTGTAAATGAATCAACATTTTTAAATGAGTGAATTGATTTGCTCAAATTGGGATGAAATTTTGTGGTTGTCTTGAAATTGAAGAAAAACCAGAAAAAATTAAAAAGACTCTGATTTTACAATCAGTTTGCAAACTCGCTGGTTCAATAAAGCAGGTTCACCAGTCCATTTTACAATGTTGAATTCTCCATCCATACCAATTAGGATGTCACTATTTTGCACCAGATATGATTCATCATACTCTCCCGCGTAATAAGTTTCTGTGAATCCTTGTTTTAAATTTCTAATCCTAATTATTTTTACACCCTTTCCATCTTCATTAAAATATGAAGACTCGAAGGCTCCACCATAAAAAAAATTAGCTAATTCGCTCAGTTTGTTCCATTCCCATCCTTCAGGCAGTTTGTTTTCCATTTTTCAACCCTTCACATAAACAGATCTTTTTCAACGCCTTTGCAGA containing:
- a CDS encoding restriction endonuclease subunit S produces the protein MENKLPEGWEWNKLSELANFFYGGAFESSYFNEDGKGVKIIRIRNLKQGFTETYYAGEYDESYLVQNSDILIGMDGEFNIVKWTGEPALLNQRVCKLIVKSESF